A genomic window from Lycium barbarum isolate Lr01 chromosome 4, ASM1917538v2, whole genome shotgun sequence includes:
- the LOC132636248 gene encoding GDSL esterase/lipase At5g03980-like: IAHEHYPAWTKTFFNGYSSFFNPIFLVPLLSTSLFFSPSSAQTKCNIKSIFQLGDSLADNGNVIRTPGASIIFKADRSPYGETFFKKSTGRFSNGRVITDFISQSFKLPLLNAYLDKGATFTQGVNFAVAGATALDNSFWAARNIRLPNWNTPLPNQLSSFKTHLQSTRGNLKDSLVIMGEWGGNDYYNGFFQNKQIPEVRTYVPFVIAGIMRGIKDVISQGATRVLVPGIYPRGCLPLYLTSFPDNNTSAYDNLGCLRNYNDFASYHNRYVNRAIANLQRSFPNVSIVYGDFYDAILTLIRSPSSYGFNQNTLLSACCGTGGRYNFNFGTVCGAAGIKACSNPAQYVHWDGIHLTDEAHHRITDILVKDMPSKFNCVV, encoded by the exons ATAGCACATGAGCATTATCCAGCCTGGACCAAAACATTCTTCAATGGCTACTCTTCTTTCTTTAACCCAATATTCCTTGTTCCTTTACTCAGCACTTCCTTATTCTTCTCTCCTTCATCTGCTCAAACGAAATGCAACATTAAATCTATATTCCAACTAGGCGACTCCCTTGCCGACAACGGGAATGTCATCCGGACACCTGGCGCCTCCATCATCTTCAAAGCCGATCGCTCTCCTTACGGAGAGACGTTCTTCAAAAAATCTACTGGTCGTTTCTCGAACGGCCGTGTAATTACTGACTTTATTTCCCAGTCATTCAAACTCCCTTTACTCAATGCTTACTTAGACAAAGGTGCAACGTTCACCCAAGGGGTGAACTTTGCCGTAGCTGGTGCTACAGCACTTGACAATTCCTTTTGGGCAGCACGAAACATTCGGCTGCCCAACTGGAACACGCCTTTGCCGAACCAACTAAGTTCGTTCAAAACACATCTTCAGTCTACAAGAGGGAATCTCAAAGACTCTCTTGTAATAATGGGAGAATGGGGTGGAAATGATTACTACAATGGTTTCTTTCAGAATAAACAGATCCCAGAAGTTAGGACCTATGTTCCTTTTGTAATTGCAGGGATTATGAGAGGCATCAAAGATGTGATTTCGCAAGGAGCAACACGCGTGTTGGTTCCAG GTATTTATCCTCGGGGATGCCTCCCGCTGTACCTCACATCATTCCCTGATAACAATACAAGTGCTTATGACAATTTGGGCTGCTTGAGAAACTACAACGACTTCGCTTCGTATCACAATCGATACGTAAACAGGGCTATCGCGAATCTACAACGCTCATTCCCAAATGTCAGCATTGTTTACGGGGATTTCTATGACGCGATTTTGACACTTATACGTAGCCCTTCTTCGTATGGTTTTAACCAGAATACGTTGTTAAGTGCATGTTGTGGAACTGGAGGACGATATAATTTTAACTTTGGGACAGTATGTGGAGCTGCTGGAATTAAGGCTTGTTCGAATCCAGCACAATATGTTCATTGGGATGGAATTCATTTGACAGATGAAGCTCACCATCGTATTACTGATATTCTTGTTAAAGACATGCCGTCCAAATTCAATTGTGTTGTTTAA